tttgttgttgttgctgattcTGTGAACCTTTGCGATTGAAAAAGTTATCTTCAAAGAaagatttattattttgactgcCATTGCTGCTGGCACTTCCATTGCTATTTGACCCAGGTGGCTTAGCAATATTGTAATTATTTGCTCTCGCTTGTCGAACTGCATTCTTTTCAATGTCCACGGTTTTGCGTTGAAGAgcctataaaataaaacataagtTAATGATTTtcgaggcaaaaaaaaaatgtgtgtttttagcttttattaaaaatttcaaaatttttatcattttcatttAGTTTTAAGAACAAATTGCGCTGAAAACTTACATAAAGTAGTCCCTGAACGAAAATTACAATCTTTACTACAATGCAACTTAGGAAATGCAAAACTAAGGAAATTGCTTCTGTCACGCAATATCGAAAGGTATTTATGTGTTCCAACCATGGAACTTTTAACAACAACACTAGTGCCATTCATTTTGAACTACTTTATTAGTTTCTAAGCCACGTGGTAGAGGAAGACCTTACCTTAGGTGGCGCAACCTTACAATCAACATCACAGAATATATCAAAAATTAAGGTAGcgctttgaaaaatgtttattctaacaaatttcaaagaataaatgtcaatgaaAGAAAACAACTTAACCAAGGAATTTAAAGCTGTACAAAGCCGAAAACAACTACCGCTTCTCTATTGAAATGGCATATTTACTTAGGGTGATCAGGACCTTAAGACGGCTTCAGTTCCATCTTCCCCTTCTTCTAGCTCTAAGCATTTTTCTCTAAGAGTTTTTTAACCTTCATCAAAGTCTAGCCTTAAAACAGGATTGGGATGATTAGAGTCTTGTTTagaaacacttttttcatttgatttcagCGCTGGTGTTGTTGTCTTAATGACTGTCTTAGGTGTCCGATacgtacggtgaccatccgtcccggtttacccgggactgtcccgtatttctacagcttgtcccgggtttttatttaagaaacccgggacgtataagtgtcccgtattttgtcatttgtcccgtgattgtcgtCCCGTATTttcacattctctgatttttatattcaatattttaaatgctttgtacggaaaacaagaaaacagtggctgaaaaaaattttttctaatttttcggataaagcattaagcctagtacgctcctgaagcaaaacgaaaatttttctaagtctccaaagtcaaaaaacttttgctgcaagaaaaaaTGCCTGAACAAATAAgtgggagtgacaaacgattgaaaactctccatacattctagcacaggtaagaatttcgttgcctaagctgcgtattgtgcaacgaaaagcaaaattttctgGTTTTCGTTTcacctctagactaggctttagttttagatttaattttaaacgttcgtcaattatttaattccagcttctgtttgtcaggttacTACACCAGGAataatgttttcgaataaagaacaacatagcTATGGAAGAGTAcagaacccagataagtttcaaaacttttaagggcatgttaaaagttttgttaaagatcatacaatttcaaaatcatttaaaataaaataaatatgtaaaaacagctctcccgattttgattaaaaaaatattttcttagaagttattaacagacaatattataaaaccattttcttgatttctgatttcggatgcgacttaaatgatttcaacaaaaacgctcccataaagGGAGCGTTTCGTACTATCGTTATCCCTTCCCCTTTTTATTCgaataaatttaagtttattcGAAGTGTCAAATGTGTCGGTCCATGTTTTGGTCAACtcgtgagtttttttttaggcaatcttgatatcaaaataaggaaaaattatgaaaactcatttaaaaaaattaaattttttttgaaaaatcaatattttcaaaacaatccaacgaatttttatctgtcccgggtttcgcttccagaaatatggtcaccgtaccgaTACGTCAATATTGACAGCATATGAAATATTGCTTTAATTGAaggtttaaacaatttttgccGCTTCCGCTTTAATGTTCACCAAAGCGTCACAATCATCGTCGGCATATGCAAGCTGCTAGAGGGACTTTTGAAAGATGGTGTATCTAATGTTGACCTTAGAGTTCTGTATTATAGTGTtcattattttgttcaaaatgtcGCATGACAGCATGTGTCGGCGTCGCCTAgtctaaaacattttttgacatCAAAGGTATCATTGAGGTCATTTTCGAAGCCTATGAGCTTGCCAGGGATGCGAAAACTAGAGATGGTTCTTTACAACTCGTCTCTGTAGATACTGTCATACGCGGCCTCTAAATCGGTGAATAGATAATGAGTTTCGATTTGATCTTGCTTGTTTTTACTTGctttatagggcaagtattggtatcgtgtggaaaaaaaaaatttgaggttttaatcaaaaccaacattccgatgatggagaagtccgaaaaagtttcaaatttggtaggtacagatagaattctgaaagttgttgaCGAAGAGCTTCCTAATACGGCAAAAAGTAAGTTACACGCGATGTTAAGGGGTTTTAATTGGAATgtgaaaactcaaaaattggcaaattTCTCCAATTTTAAATCAACTCATTTCCTCATCTTTTTTATAAAGTAACAAATCATTTCTTtgatcagaaataaaaaaaaaaaaaacaacaaggatGAAGCATTCAACGTTTTTTTGGATAACAATACTTACAAGCAGTACAAACGACATCAATTTTATCTACTGATCGAGATCTTGGGACTCGTTGTGCCAAAGAACGGGAAAATGCTTCTGAATTTGTGTTGTTGAGAAAAAAGAATGCCCTAAGCCTAAAATATATGGAGAAAAAAACCAAGCGTTGATACGGATGAGACCTACATATATTGGCTTTAAAGGACGtcaggttaggttaggtagaaatggctgtcaggaaaacgactgacacacttagaccactaATTGGTCCATTGTGATTCCATGATTTTgcaaggaaattcctcacttattaaaccagttggagcttttaatgaagcggtgaaggttgaagatgtcagtattgattagttcactagtatcttctaagaaatatttttccaagtattttttacgtctactggaaagggcaggacatgagcagagaagatgttggattgtttcttcttcttcctcatcaaggcaacttctacagaagtcgttagagactacgccaagtcttatggcgtgtctacctataagacagtgtcctgttaagacacctattacagagctgatatgcaatctgcttagagacagtaaattttttgaacgttttggatctagcctaggccagatctgcttggtcgtttggcaagttataatgtttgttgcctctatagcttcttgcttcagcatgatTTTGtacgttgcgattggtataccaatatttgccttgttgggtaaaattggtattagagttccatttctgaCGAGTTGGTCTGCTTCGcagtttcccagaatatctctgtgacccggcacccaaaagaagtgaatgttaaactgttctgacatctccatgagagatgatcgacaATAGTAGATAACAAAtacgattttgtttttcaaaaaaccatccTCGGAACTTGCTATGACGATTCTTATTTTCAaactataaagtgttttttcaagCACAACTGTTTTCATGGAAGTCCATTACTATACTATAAAATTGCTTATTGGTTTGGTGAAATATGTAGAATCTAGTTAAATATTAAAGTGAGCTTTAcatttgattacactggtcaacaaaattaaaattttttttgttacagaaaccaaggtatattataatttataacaaataaccaaacgccaagaaataacctcgaaaactggtagaaagcggcattttcaattttctagcgggattatctcaaaaacgtaatGTGAGCACCCAAAAaccctatagaaaagtatattttggtgtctgtaaaaaaaaccttgttgaccagtatTATTAGTAGGGCCCTATCCCCTATAACTCTTGTGGCATTTATAGTTTGCTGAATATTCGAGTGTGATTCTGGTCAAGGAAGACAAAAATTGCGACCACTAATCATTTTGCTCATGTCAGACTTTGGTCTGAACCTACATACTCTGGTCAGATAAATGCATGAGCTTATTAGTGTAATTATGTGTTTAGTTGTAGGAGggaaactgaatttttgctccTGTCCAGTACAAGAGTCGACAGCGTTAGTGCATCATGCTGACGGCTGCTATACTTGGTTCCGAATCCCATTCAGCGACATAGGGTCTATGACGATTTCATCTATCTAATGACTCAGTGAGCAAGTCTTTTTTTCGAAAGAGTACAAGGTTATTGAATCTATTGACAGAATAGCTTTGTCATGTATGGACTATAAGTTGTATAAGACAGGAGTCGTTAACGTGACTTGCTGATGTTTTAAGTTTTGGTGCATTTCAATGAAATCACTGTCAGTTATGTTGAAATACGACACTTAATATAAATCTACTGTGTGTTTTTGAATCTAAGTtagcaatttattattttgtttttcttgtcaataattttctatttaaattttcactTCTTGTTAAACTGCGAATTGAGTTGGATTGtttctttatattaaataaacttaattatatttattgttattatCTGGAATTGGTTTTAATTCAATAAGAGAAGTCAACAGGTTATGGGCCCAGATATGGAAGACAATAAATATAGAATTCATCTGTTCGATGGTACCAATTTCAATAATTGGAAATTTCGGTTGTTGGCATTGCTGGAGGAGCATGGCcttgaagattttgtttttaaaaaattatcttatgtTTTAGAAGCCGAGCCCGATGCAGCAAAGAAGGAAGTCTTAGtcaagaaagaaaagaaatgcAAGTCTCTCATAATTCATCGCATAGCAGACAGCCACCTCGAGTACGTCAAGGATCAAAAAACggcaaaagaaatttttgatagTCTTTTCTTTTGAGAGAAAAAGTATTGcgtcacaactttttttaagaaaaagcatTTTGACTCTCAAGTGCCCGGAAGGAGGAGACATGGAAGAGCATCTTTTGAGGTTTGACAAACTGGTTCGGGATTTGCAATCAGCAGGTGTTACCATGGAAAAAGTTGATGTTATTTGTCATCTTTTATTAACAATGCCCCCTTCTTTTGAGACGTTGGTAACTACCTTAGAAACTATGGATGTTGAAAAACTGACTATAGAGTTCGTTAAAAGCCGAATCCTTGATGAAGCGAAAAAGAAGACAAATTCAGAAGTTCAGCATAGCGATTCCGTAGCAATGTATTCGAAAACCAAACTCAAATGCTATAAGTGTGGAAAACTTGGGCACAAGCGCTCTGAATGCAAGAGTAGCAGATGGCAAAACCAAAATGAACATGTTGCCAAAGCAAAAGTGAGTACCACTGATGACGAAAAGTTTATGTTCATTACACATTCAGGAATGGGTCTAAAAGCTGAGtctaaaaactgtttaaatttctATCTGGATTCTGGTGCTACAGATCATATGGTAAACGATGAAAGCTATTTGACTAAATGTAAAGTTTTAGACAGTCCGATTCAAATATCAGTTGCAAAGAACGGTTTTTACTTGATGGCATCGAAAGTTGGAACAGTCCCAGGAACCTTATCAGCAAATGGAAAGAAAACTGCTGGGGTTATCGAAGATGTCCTGTACGTTAAAGATTTGTCATGCAATTTACTTTCAATTCGAAAACTGGAAGCTAAAGGAATAaagataattttcgaaaacggaaaGGCAACTCTTTGGAAAGGCGAAAATCTTCTAACGGAAGCTGTTGGTAATGGAAAATTGTACGAGCTATCCATAGAAGTAGATGAAACCCAGTTTGCTGGAATTAGCGCcggaaaaagtattgagttATGGCATAAGCGAATGGGTCATCTGAACACTGCTGACATTTTCAAACTAAAGCGAGCTGGAACTGTAGATGGGCTGGATGTATCTGAAAGTGGTAATCAAGAATATTTTTGTGAATCATGTGTTACTGGTAAGCAGCATCGAAAACCACATAAAAGCGTTTCGGAGAGCAGATCATCAAGACCATTAGAACTTATCCATAGTGAGGTTGTGGGACCAATAACCCCAACCACCTATGATAgatgtatgtttttattttcattgatgATTTTACACGTTTTGCAGTGGCCTATTTGATGGAGGGGAAACATGAAGTCTTTAGTAAATTCATCGAATATACTGCATGGGTAACTGCTCatttcgaaacaaaaatatctcGTTTGCGTGTTGACAATGGTGGTGAATATTCTTCAAGCAACTTCAAGAAATTCTGTTTGGAGCAAGGGATCAGAGTAGAATACACATCAGAGCAAAATAGTGTGGCCGAAAAATACAATCGTGTTATTATGGAAAAGGCCAGGACAATCCTATTAGATGCGAAAGTCGAAAAATATTTATGGGGAGAAGCTGTTGTAATGTCTGTGTTCTTGTCGAATAGAAGCTGTACGCAAGCATTTCAAAACAGGGAAGAGAAGAATGTCACACCTGCAGAGTTATGGTACGGTAGAAGAccaaatttgagaaatttacGTATATTTGGAAGTGCAGCATACGTTCACATTCCTGGTCAGCATCGTACTAAACTtgattcaaaatcatttaaatgcaTTATGGTGGGATATGCGCCAAATGGTTATCGGTTGTGGAACCCAGTTTCCAAGAAAATAGTGATAGCAAGAGatgtaatttttaatgaaaagccTTTGAAATCTGACCAAATTAAACCGATTGTTTGGGAACAATCAAGCATATCTCATGAAGATGAAACCGAACTCGAAGTTATATCCGAAGCAGGAGGAGAAAGTCAAGAATGTGATTCGAACTATGAAGAATGTTTGGAAACCCAAGATGTAAGAGAACCCGATGAGATTGAGAAACCAAATGATGAAAATGAACGTCTTAAGCGAACTATTAAACCGTCAAGTAGATTCAATGACTTTGacatgaaaatgtgaaaacatcATTTGACGATGGAAATAAGACCCCCGGTAAGAATCAATGGAAATTTGTAATTGAGGAGGAGTTGCCATCTTTAAAAGAAGGTTATACCTGGATTGCAACAAAACTACCCGAATCAAAGAAAGCGATTAGAAAGAGATGtgtatttaaaatcaagaaatatcAATGCGACAAGGTTACAAAATTCAAAGTCTCTCTTGTTgctaaaagattttcaaaaagaaagggTCAACTGGAGAAagtaaaatttcgtttttatctTCGAAAAATCAGGTAGCTGATGTTATGACAAGAGCTTTGTCGAAATTCCAATTCATTGAACTTAGAAAACAACTAGGGATTTATCATCAAGCTGAGGAGGAGTGCTGAAATACGACACTTAATATAAATCTACTGTGTGTTTTTGAATCTAAGTtagcaatttattattttgtttttcttgtcaataattttctatttaaattttcactTCTTGTTAAACTGCGAATTGAGTTGGATTGtttctttatattaaataaacttaattatatttattgttattatCTGGAATTGGTTTTAATTCAATAAGAGAAGTCAACAAGTTAGAAAATTGGAATTAAGAAGCCTCAACTCATACGATCTGTAAGCTCATAAATATACCTTTCCGTGTgtcaattttctttaaaaaagaagGTAAACACAACAAGTACCTTCAAGAGAAGCAATACCTATCACAAAAGCAGAACTAAGGCGCACTTTGTATCACGTTTATTTATTGAATCTGCAAATACATAAACAACTGATAAAAGGCCTcagacatataaaaaaaaagataacaacgacgatcaaacaaataaaacaataattgttCTTAAGACCCTCCGGTTTGCGTCTCTTCTTACCTTATCACAAAACCAAAACCCTTCTAAAGACTCACCTGAAAAGATGTCAACGCCGAAGTGAAGTCATCCACAAGTCGATCGCGTTGAATTTTCAAATGGCGCTCCTTGCATTTTTCAACTTCTTTCAATTGATTGTTTGTATCAGAGACCAGTTGATGCGTGTAGGTCATTATTTGATgtctttacaaaaaacaaaagaaaaataagaatcattaaaaaaaaggccTTGACTTGAAGGTTTTCACTTTTACTAAGAAAAAGGCTTACAATTGTTTTTTCAAATCGGGCGAATCTTGTGGACTGTTGATTTGATTGACCATCCGTTGCATTGTTGAaactaaaaacagaaaaacaaaagaagaaaGATGATTCCCAGATTACACTCAAATCCTTGAACTTTGACagggtttttgttaaataacaAAAAGGATCGAAAATCCTTaccattttgcaaaattttttgtatgcttGTGGCAATTGTTTGCGCCAGACGTTGGAAATCAATTTCCGTGAGTCCATTTTCCACCGGATGCATGTCCATTTTAACTAATTCCAATTTTAGTTAGTCTTTTTGGAcagcaaaaaaagttaaattaaataaattcaaaaaaaaaaatatactacgTATTGTAATTTTCTCTCTATTTGGTTGGAATGTGTCTTTCTTTTTAGCAAAGAGGGCGGACAACAAGAAAGGAATGAAGGgcgattaaaattaataaaaa
This DNA window, taken from Episyrphus balteatus chromosome 2, idEpiBalt1.1, whole genome shotgun sequence, encodes the following:
- the LOC129909072 gene encoding syntaxin-7, translating into MDMHPVENGLTEIDFQRLAQTIATSIQKILQNVSTMQRMVNQINSPQDSPDLKKQLHQIMTYTHQLVSDTNNQLKEVEKCKERHLKIQRDRLVDDFTSALTSFQALQRKTVDIEKNAVRQARANNYNIAKPPGSNSNGSASSNGSQNNKSFFEDNFFNRKGSQNQQQQQTQMQEEIDLQALEEQERAIRELEDNIVGVNEIYKKLGAMVYEQGLVVDSIESSVEQTSVFVTSGSENLRKASQYKNKIRKKKLILLSILLAIFIVIVIIISMRFSN